The Parambassis ranga chromosome 14, fParRan2.1, whole genome shotgun sequence genome includes a window with the following:
- the LOC114446611 gene encoding olfactory receptor 2K2-like: MENLTRGTPLKQPIVFELEGFDVPDGCGPLFFFLALITYLLVLLANGVVICIIVVDRNLHRPMFVMICHLVVCDLLGATAVLPRLMVHFLTGQRRISYAAAIAQAFSVHIYGVTAQTILGAMAYDRYIAICEPLRYHAIMTSARMHTCCALAWLVAFLCIAVLFAFHADVPLCGYTIQHVYCSNRGILNLACGPTSISNIYGLSMTWSMSTGTFLIIAFSYIRILQTCLKQSRADIGVHSKALQICASHLIVFVLYELSTTIIIVALRFPSVSPNIMKFCSILFIIVPPVINPIIYGLVSKDLRSSILKQLTNKVRHKS; this comes from the exons ATGGAAAACCTCACCAGAGGAACTCCTCTCAAACAGCCCATCGTGTTTGAACTGGAGGGGTTCGATGTGCCAGATGGCTGCGGccctttgttcttcttcctgGCTCTGATTACATACCTGCTGGTGCTTTTGGCTAACGGTGTGGTGATTTGCATCATTGTTGTGGACAGAAACCTGCACAGACCCATGTTTGTGATGATCTGTCATCTGGTGGTCTGTGATCTACTGGGGGCCACGGCAGTGCTGCCTCGCCTCATGGTGCACTTCCTGACGGGGCAGAGGAGGATCTCCTACGCTGCAGCCATCGCTCAGGCCTTTTCTGTGCACATCTATGGCGTCACAGCGCAGACCATCCTGGGTGCAATGGCTTACGACAG ATACATCGCCATCTGTGAACCGCTGCGGTATCACGCCATCATGACCTCGGCTCGGATGCACACCTGCTGTGCTTTGGCCTGGTTAGTGGCTTTCCTGTGCATCGCTGTGCTCTTTGCCTTCCACGCTGACGTCCCGTTGTGTGGATACACCATCCAACACGTCTACTGCAGCAACCGCGGAATCCTGAACCTGGCCTGTGGTCCCACTTCCATAAGCAACATCTACG GTCTGTCCATGACCTGGTCTATGAGTACTGGGACCTTCCTCATCATTGCCTTTTCCTACATCAGAATCCTGCAAACCTGTCTAAAACAGAGCAGAGCGGACATCGGTGTCCACAGCAAGGCCCTCCAGATATGTGCATCTCACctgattgtgtttgtgctgtacgAACTCTCTACAACCATTATAATTGTGGCCCTCAGGTTCCCCTCAGTGTCTCCGAACATAATGAAGTTCTGCAGCATTCTGTTCATCATCGTTCCACCCGTCATCAACCCAATTATCTACGGACTGGTCAGCAAAGACTTACGTAGCAGCATCCTGAAGCAGCTCACCAACAAAGTCCGTCACAAGAGCTGA